One Pseudomonas fluorescens genomic region harbors:
- a CDS encoding tyrosine-type recombinase/integrase: MASIQRLPSGKFRALIRVKGHKAISGTFASEKLAKKFAAEKERQLEEIKATGKTSAPEGTTVAHYIDEYLDYIQPGRPLQRSALFIYKSLKKTFGTIGLQKLSRSHLDSFIESKKKKGVQGQTIAGHLSLLSSVLRYCCDTKHIDIDGELADKARKRIKVDHKLRIKSREVKCVPNQVEIDAIIEVFGAKKRQIIDMPQVIRFGLYTSMRQAEICRIRIEDLDRENKTVIIRDRKHPEEKVGNDETVPLLPSAWDLVEKFIGSRQSGCIFPYNPKSVCTAFTRARSEAAVLRPVRFHDLRHKAITDFFSIGLNVPQVALMSGHRDWQTLKRYTHVNPSDVHAAYASLNIKKQDAVNLNDQVAWLVQQMGELRGAQA; encoded by the coding sequence ATGGCTTCGATTCAGCGTCTTCCGAGTGGTAAATTTCGAGCACTCATCAGAGTAAAAGGTCATAAGGCGATTAGCGGTACGTTCGCCAGTGAAAAGCTCGCGAAAAAATTCGCAGCGGAAAAGGAGCGTCAGCTCGAAGAGATCAAAGCGACCGGGAAGACCTCTGCTCCTGAGGGCACGACTGTGGCGCATTATATCGACGAATATCTCGATTACATACAGCCTGGTCGCCCGCTGCAGCGTAGTGCTCTGTTCATCTACAAGTCGCTGAAGAAGACTTTCGGCACAATCGGGCTCCAAAAACTCTCCCGGTCTCACCTCGATTCCTTCATTGAGTCAAAGAAAAAGAAGGGTGTTCAGGGGCAGACTATTGCTGGACATCTGTCGCTCCTTTCGTCGGTACTGCGCTACTGCTGTGACACTAAGCACATTGATATTGACGGAGAGCTTGCAGACAAAGCACGCAAAAGGATCAAGGTAGATCATAAGCTTCGGATCAAAAGCCGTGAAGTCAAGTGCGTACCAAACCAGGTAGAAATTGACGCGATTATTGAAGTATTTGGGGCTAAGAAGAGACAGATCATCGATATGCCCCAAGTGATCAGGTTTGGTCTTTATACATCGATGAGGCAAGCAGAAATTTGCAGAATTCGAATAGAGGATCTAGATCGAGAAAATAAAACGGTGATTATCCGCGACAGGAAACACCCAGAAGAAAAGGTAGGTAACGATGAGACCGTTCCACTTCTGCCTTCCGCGTGGGATCTCGTTGAGAAGTTTATCGGAAGTCGCCAGTCTGGTTGTATATTTCCCTATAATCCGAAGTCTGTCTGTACCGCATTCACTCGTGCGCGTTCGGAGGCAGCTGTCCTCCGCCCGGTTCGCTTCCATGACTTGAGACATAAGGCGATTACTGACTTCTTCAGCATTGGACTAAACGTCCCTCAAGTAGCCCTGATGAGTGGCCACCGTGATTGGCAAACTCTAAAGCGCTACACTCACGTAAATCCCTCAGACGTTCATGCTGCCTATGCGTCGTTGAATATTAAGAAGCAAGATGCTGTGAACCTGAACGATCAGGTCGCCTGGCTCGTTCAGCAAATGGGTGAGCTTAGGGGGGCGCAAGCGTAA
- the dusA gene encoding tRNA dihydrouridine(20/20a) synthase DusA: MNRKFSVAPMMDWTDRHCRFFLRLLSKNALLYTEMVTTGALLNGDHERFLRHNEAEHPLALQLGGSVPLDLAACARMAEDHGYDEVNLNVGCPSDRVQNNMIGACLMGHPQLVADCVKAMRDAVSIPVTVKHRIGINGRDSYDELCDFVGTVRDAGCTSFTVHARIAILEGLSPKENRDIPPLRYDVAAQLKTDFPELEIVLNGGIKTMEACHEHLQTFDGVMLGREAYHNPYLLAEVDQQLFGSSAPVISRAEALAQLRPYIAEHLLAGGAMHHITRHVLGLGTGFPGARKFRQLLSVDIHKAKDPLALLDQAAELLEGR; this comes from the coding sequence ATGAATCGTAAATTTTCTGTAGCACCCATGATGGACTGGACGGACCGCCATTGCCGTTTCTTCCTACGTCTCCTGTCGAAGAACGCCCTGCTCTACACCGAAATGGTCACCACCGGCGCGCTTCTCAACGGCGATCACGAGCGTTTCCTCCGTCACAACGAAGCCGAGCACCCTCTCGCTTTGCAACTCGGCGGTAGTGTTCCGTTGGATCTGGCCGCCTGCGCGCGCATGGCCGAGGATCACGGCTACGACGAGGTGAACCTGAACGTCGGCTGCCCAAGTGATCGTGTGCAGAACAACATGATCGGCGCGTGCCTGATGGGTCATCCGCAACTGGTGGCGGATTGTGTGAAGGCGATGCGTGATGCGGTGTCGATTCCGGTGACGGTGAAGCATCGGATCGGCATCAACGGGCGGGACAGTTACGACGAGTTATGTGATTTCGTCGGCACGGTGCGGGATGCCGGGTGTACGAGTTTTACCGTGCATGCGCGGATTGCGATTCTGGAGGGGTTGTCACCGAAGGAAAACCGCGACATTCCGCCGTTGCGCTATGACGTGGCGGCACAGCTGAAGACGGATTTTCCTGAGTTGGAGATTGTGCTCAACGGCGGGATCAAGACGATGGAGGCCTGCCATGAGCATTTGCAGACGTTCGACGGTGTGATGCTGGGGCGTGAGGCTTATCACAATCCGTATTTGCTGGCGGAGGTGGATCAGCAGTTGTTCGGCAGTTCGGCGCCGGTGATCAGTCGGGCTGAGGCGTTGGCGCAGTTGCGTCCTTATATAGCCGAGCATTTATTGGCCGGTGGCGCGATGCATCACATCACGCGGCATGTGCTGGGCTTGGGGACGGGTTTCCCGGGGGCGCGCAAATTCCGTCAGTTGTTGTCGGTGGATATTCACAAGGCCAAAGATCCGCTGGCGTTGCTGGATCAGGCGGCTGAGTTGCTTGAAGGCCGTTGA
- a CDS encoding winged helix-turn-helix domain-containing protein: METSTTLPRKYFVVVTPSTTSQRELESILSSERFHTFGQAEGVASPSSAPMVMEFTYPDFNRKNVVRSLEHDTQRILATLESEWLAAQSANPFQTVPTLNRDNSGTPPGIESNMPDSETWHLDNEQGALVKEGIEISLTGLETALVRKMLNHEERVVSRDDLILSIGREPEQYRGLEMCLSRLQDKFKNASNGERLFRAVRNRGYCLIQEVVA, from the coding sequence ATGGAAACCAGTACAACCCTCCCAAGGAAATATTTTGTTGTCGTGACTCCCAGCACTACGTCGCAACGCGAACTGGAGAGCATCTTGTCCAGTGAACGCTTTCATACGTTTGGTCAGGCTGAAGGTGTTGCTTCGCCCTCCTCCGCGCCAATGGTGATGGAGTTCACATATCCAGACTTTAATCGCAAGAATGTTGTGCGCAGCCTCGAACATGATACCCAGCGGATATTGGCGACTTTGGAATCTGAATGGCTCGCTGCTCAAAGCGCCAACCCTTTCCAGACTGTCCCAACGTTAAACCGTGACAACAGCGGGACACCGCCTGGCATCGAAAGCAATATGCCTGACAGCGAAACCTGGCATCTGGACAATGAACAAGGCGCCCTTGTCAAAGAGGGAATCGAGATCAGTCTTACCGGACTCGAAACCGCACTGGTGCGCAAAATGCTTAATCATGAGGAGCGTGTCGTCAGCCGGGATGATCTGATTCTCAGCATTGGCCGAGAGCCCGAACAATATCGTGGCCTGGAAATGTGCCTGAGTCGCTTGCAAGACAAGTTCAAGAATGCCAGCAACGGTGAGCGGCTGTTCCGCGCCGTGCGCAATCGTGGTTATTGCCTCATCCAGGAAGTTGTTGCGTAA
- a CDS encoding undecaprenyl-phosphate glucose phosphotransferase, translated as MDLSLSINRSTGLKGLTFWGQWALAQGFVVTLLFILAEQHTGTVAFYYRMCATLAVLASVPAYTFTGVYRKRDNYLTGLGRLFMGWSMTMAALACIAFVCQADELFSRQVILSWAVYGFLGQAFLYAPLHAFSKYYQRSRKSEHKTLIVGTGELALGLAKKLSQLENLPLVGLVSNGDVTALGSDAPRVVGAQEELLELIEAHDIRRLYITLPLCEAAKIEAMYVDLLGANVDVVWVPDLNSLTLLNHSVKVVDGLPAIYLNESPLTSRPTAALSKSLVEKTVAFLAIIALSPILLIIALAVKINSPGPVFFKQDRHGWNGKVIKVWKFRSMRVHDDREVKQASRNDSRITAVGRFIRRTSLDELPQLFNVLQGHMALVGPRPHAVAHNHFYSGKILAYMARHRIKPGITGLAQISGCRGETDTLDKMQKRVEIDLQYINSWSLWLDLKILVKTPFTLLSKDIY; from the coding sequence ATGGATCTTTCTCTAAGTATCAATCGAAGCACAGGCCTCAAGGGACTGACCTTTTGGGGCCAATGGGCGCTGGCGCAGGGCTTCGTTGTAACGTTGCTGTTCATCCTCGCCGAGCAACACACCGGGACAGTCGCGTTCTACTACCGAATGTGCGCGACACTCGCGGTATTGGCCTCGGTGCCGGCGTATACATTCACCGGTGTTTATCGCAAGCGCGACAACTACCTGACCGGTTTGGGCCGGCTGTTCATGGGCTGGTCGATGACCATGGCCGCGCTGGCGTGCATCGCCTTCGTCTGCCAGGCCGACGAGCTGTTTTCGCGGCAGGTCATTCTGAGCTGGGCGGTGTATGGCTTCCTCGGTCAGGCGTTTCTGTACGCGCCGTTGCATGCGTTTTCCAAGTACTACCAGCGCTCGCGTAAAAGCGAGCACAAGACGCTGATTGTCGGTACCGGCGAACTGGCGCTTGGTCTGGCGAAAAAGCTCAGCCAGCTGGAAAATCTGCCGCTGGTAGGTTTGGTCAGTAATGGCGATGTGACGGCGTTGGGTTCGGACGCACCGCGGGTTGTTGGCGCTCAGGAAGAATTGCTGGAGCTGATCGAAGCGCATGACATCCGTCGTTTGTACATCACGCTGCCGCTGTGCGAAGCGGCGAAGATCGAAGCGATGTATGTCGATTTGCTCGGCGCCAACGTCGACGTGGTCTGGGTGCCGGACTTGAACAGCCTGACCCTGCTCAATCACTCGGTGAAAGTGGTGGACGGTCTGCCGGCGATTTACCTGAACGAGAGCCCGCTGACCAGTCGCCCTACCGCTGCGTTGAGCAAGAGTCTGGTTGAGAAAACGGTCGCGTTCCTGGCGATCATTGCCTTGAGTCCGATCCTGCTGATCATCGCCCTGGCGGTGAAGATCAACTCGCCGGGCCCGGTGTTCTTCAAGCAGGATCGCCACGGCTGGAATGGCAAGGTGATCAAGGTCTGGAAATTCCGCTCGATGCGTGTCCACGATGACCGTGAGGTGAAACAGGCCAGCCGCAACGATTCGCGCATTACTGCGGTCGGCCGCTTTATTCGCCGCACTTCGCTGGATGAATTGCCGCAACTGTTCAATGTCTTGCAAGGCCACATGGCACTCGTAGGGCCACGTCCGCACGCGGTTGCGCACAACCACTTCTACTCCGGAAAGATTCTCGCGTACATGGCCCGTCACCGGATTAAACCGGGGATCACCGGGCTCGCCCAGATCAGCGGATGCCGCGGCGAAACCGATACCCTCGACAAGATGCAGAAGCGTGTGGAGATTGACCTGCAATACATCAACAGTTGGTCCTTGTGGCTGGACCTGAAAATCCTGGTGAAGACGCCGTTCACACTGTTGTCGAAAGATATTTACTGA
- a CDS encoding winged helix-turn-helix domain-containing protein, whose amino-acid sequence MMLSGNLATRSPRPTNDEPGVLTLGRTRGVAEHFKALVAPHIRTDMALDADSYASSYQLNQQSASYRAIFLIIDSPQALEDNLALVENVRTSNLNPIICAVITGRGAFNKIKYYLAGADACIKLNTLTDDSAELLAEFFNSEEWQRDTRLTLDPTRICLIDSKKKLDISFAEMKILQAFAQTGNHILSHDEIASIMGLNSHFYDPRALEKSISRLRGKIKDMYGTNAIQSVRGYGYRLMRGLISTA is encoded by the coding sequence ATGATGCTCTCAGGGAACTTAGCGACTAGAAGCCCGCGCCCGACAAACGACGAACCTGGTGTTCTTACACTGGGTCGTACCCGTGGCGTGGCTGAACACTTTAAAGCGCTGGTCGCCCCGCATATTCGTACGGACATGGCGCTTGATGCCGATTCGTACGCTAGTTCATATCAGTTGAATCAACAATCTGCTTCGTATCGAGCCATCTTCCTTATTATCGATAGCCCGCAGGCACTGGAAGATAATCTTGCGCTGGTCGAAAACGTGCGCACCAGCAACTTGAACCCGATCATTTGTGCAGTTATCACCGGTCGCGGTGCTTTCAACAAAATCAAATATTATCTTGCTGGCGCTGACGCTTGTATCAAGCTCAATACTTTAACGGACGACAGCGCTGAATTGCTGGCCGAATTTTTCAACAGTGAAGAATGGCAGCGGGATACCAGGCTCACGCTTGATCCAACGCGTATCTGCTTGATCGACTCGAAGAAGAAACTCGACATCTCTTTTGCCGAGATGAAGATTCTTCAGGCGTTCGCGCAGACCGGCAATCACATTCTGAGCCACGATGAAATTGCCAGCATCATGGGCCTCAACAGCCATTTCTACGACCCTCGTGCGCTGGAAAAATCAATCAGTCGCTTGCGTGGAAAAATCAAGGACATGTATGGTACAAACGCTATTCAGAGCGTTCGCGGTTACGGCTATCGCCTGATGCGCGGCCTGATATCGACTGCCTGA
- a CDS encoding DUF2388 domain-containing protein, protein MSVARRLVVLTGCLLIMRPLKRVLSNRFTLLALCSTVSSSVFADCNFARGCGEGSGSPFESTQMSGFLVFTATMVSFNGTSDVSGLKKRAYSVAEVEAARYFLASDGMLQAAYFTSALQRFRQDSPDSELNDLAIAALISNQ, encoded by the coding sequence ATGAGCGTTGCCCGCCGTTTAGTTGTACTGACAGGATGTCTCTTGATTATGCGCCCCCTTAAACGTGTTCTATCCAATCGCTTCACCCTCCTCGCTTTATGCTCGACGGTTTCCTCCAGCGTCTTCGCCGACTGCAATTTTGCGCGTGGGTGTGGTGAAGGGAGCGGTAGCCCTTTTGAATCAACCCAAATGTCCGGCTTTCTGGTGTTCACGGCGACGATGGTTTCGTTCAATGGAACCTCAGACGTATCCGGACTTAAAAAACGCGCTTACTCGGTAGCGGAAGTCGAGGCGGCGCGGTATTTCCTCGCCAGCGACGGCATGCTGCAGGCCGCGTATTTCACGTCGGCCCTGCAGCGCTTCCGTCAGGATTCTCCGGATTCTGAATTAAACGATCTCGCCATTGCGGCATTGATCAGCAATCAATAA
- a CDS encoding undecaprenyl-diphosphate phosphatase: protein MDFWTLFQVLILGAVEGLTEFLPISSTGHQIIVADLLEFGGERAMAFNIIIQLGAILAVVWEFRPKIFEIIKGLPTERNAQRFTLNLLIAFLPAVVLGVLFADTIHEYLFNPITVAVALVVGGIVMLWAEQRNHIISVDHVDDMRWSDALKVGFVQCLAMIPGTSRSGSTIIGGLLFGLSRKAATEFSFFLAMPTMVGAAVYSGYKYRDLFQPNDLPVFALGFVTAFIFAMVAVRGLLKFIANHSYAAFAWYRIAFGLLILATWAFGWVNWTAAAAA from the coding sequence ATGGATTTCTGGACCCTTTTTCAGGTGTTGATATTAGGTGCAGTAGAAGGCCTGACCGAGTTCTTGCCAATCTCGAGCACCGGCCATCAGATCATAGTCGCCGACTTACTGGAATTCGGCGGCGAACGCGCCATGGCGTTCAACATCATTATTCAACTGGGTGCCATTCTTGCCGTCGTCTGGGAGTTTCGGCCGAAGATCTTCGAAATCATCAAAGGCTTGCCTACTGAACGTAACGCTCAACGGTTCACCCTCAACTTGTTGATTGCCTTCCTGCCCGCGGTGGTCTTGGGCGTACTGTTCGCCGACACAATCCACGAATACCTGTTCAACCCGATCACCGTCGCCGTGGCGCTGGTCGTTGGCGGCATCGTCATGCTGTGGGCCGAGCAGCGCAATCATATAATCAGCGTCGATCACGTCGACGACATGCGCTGGTCTGACGCACTTAAGGTCGGTTTCGTACAATGCCTGGCGATGATTCCCGGCACCTCGCGCTCAGGCTCGACGATCATTGGCGGACTGCTTTTCGGGTTGTCGCGCAAAGCCGCCACCGAATTTTCATTTTTCCTCGCCATGCCGACCATGGTCGGCGCCGCCGTGTACTCGGGCTACAAATACCGCGACCTGTTCCAACCCAACGACCTGCCCGTGTTCGCCCTCGGCTTCGTCACCGCGTTTATCTTCGCCATGGTCGCCGTGCGCGGCTTACTCAAATTCATCGCCAACCACAGCTACGCCGCGTTCGCGTGGTATCGGATCGCGTTTGGATTGTTGATTCTGGCAACGTGGGCGTTTGGCTGGGTGAACTGGACGGCGGCTGCGGCTGCTTGA
- a CDS encoding helix-turn-helix transcriptional regulator: protein MSDIRSKMAGEINCYTAEDISELAKVNLDTLAYWRKHGKGPKPIRFGSAYLYPKNAVMDFIGSLIETDSDEFLRKCM, encoded by the coding sequence ATGAGCGACATCAGAAGCAAAATGGCCGGCGAGATCAATTGCTACACAGCAGAGGACATCAGTGAGTTGGCGAAGGTCAACCTTGATACCTTGGCATACTGGAGAAAACACGGCAAAGGCCCGAAACCTATCCGATTTGGCTCAGCTTACTTGTATCCAAAGAACGCCGTGATGGATTTCATCGGTAGTCTGATAGAAACCGATTCGGACGAATTCCTAAGAAAGTGCATGTGA